A genome region from Setaria italica strain Yugu1 chromosome III, Setaria_italica_v2.0, whole genome shotgun sequence includes the following:
- the LOC101782796 gene encoding WAT1-related protein At5g07050, whose amino-acid sequence MAVARDGGESLMQRCKPYMAMVSLQFGYAGMNVITKVSLNHGMSHYVLVVYRHAFATLSIAPFALVLERKVRPRMTPWVFLQIFVLALLGPVIDQNFYYAGLKFTSPTFSCAMSNMLPAMTFIMAVLFRMEKVNLKKARCVAKVVGTLVTVAGAMLMTLYKGRVVEMVWTRHIHLHGPQPGAAAAAAADKDWLTGSIFLIIATLAWASLFVLQAATLKRYDAPLSLTTLICFVGTLQAIVVTFVMERETSVWRIGFDMNLLAAAYAGIVTSSIAYYVQGLVIQSRGPVFASAFSPLMMIIVAIMGSFILAENIYLGGILGSVLIVAGLYSVLWGKHKENLEKEAEAMEIPVAIKGVDGNGRIVDIVELDEVQLEKAQANTKAAVAVTVSVEEARVQGKDEA is encoded by the exons ATGGCGGTGGCTAGGGACGGCGGCGAGTCGCTGATGCAGCGGTGCAAGCCGTACATGGCGATGGTGTCGCTGCAGTTCGGTTACGCCGGCATGAACGTCATCACCAAGGTGTCGCTCAACCACGGCATGAGCCACTACGTGCTCGTCGTCTACCGCCACGCCTTCGCCACGCTCTCCATCGCGCCCTTCGCGCTCGTGCTCGAGCGCAAGGTCCGGCCCAGGATGACGCCATGGGTCTTCCTCCAGATCTTCGTCCTCGCGCTGCTCGG GCCGGTGATCGACCAAAACTTCTACTACGCGGGGCTCAAGTTCACCTCGCCGACCTTCTCCTGCGCCATGAGCAACATGCTCCCCGCCATGACCTTCATCATGGCCGTGCTCTTCAG GATGGAGAAGGTGAACCTGAAGAAGGCGAGGTGCGTGGCCAAGGTTGTGGGCACGCTCGTGACGGTAGCCGGCGCCATGCTCATGACGCTCTACAAGGGCCGCGTCGTCGAGATGGTCTGGACCAGGCACATCCACCTCCACGGCCCGcagccgggcgccgccgccgcggccgccgccgacaagGACTGGCTCACGGGCtccatcttcctcatcatcgccaCACTCGCATGGGCCTCCCTCTTCGTCCTCCAG GCCGCGACGCTCAAGAGGTACGACGCGCCGCTGTCGCTGACCACCCTCATCTGCTTCGTGGGTACCCTGCAGGCCATCGTCGTCACCTTCGTCATGGAGCGCGAGACCTCCGTCTGGAGGATCGGCTTCGACATgaacctcctcgccgccgcctacgCT GGCATAGTGACGTCTAGCATTGCCTACTACGTGCAAGGGCTGGTGATCCAGAGCCGGGGCCCGGTCTTCGCTTCGGCCTTCAGCCCGCTCATGATGATCATCGTCGCCATCATGGGCTCCTTCATCCTCGCCGAGAACATCTACCTCGGAGG GATCCTGGGGTCCGTGCTGATCGTCGCCGGCCTGTACTCGGTGCTGTGGGGGAAGCACAAGGAAAACCTGGAGAAGGAGGCTGAGGCCATGGAGATCCCCGTAGCGATCAAGGGCGTCGACGGCAACGGGAGGATCGTGGACATCGTGGAGCTGGACGAGGTGCAGCTGGAGAAGGCCCAGGCCAACACCAAGGCGGCGGTCGCCGTCACGGTCTCCGTAGAGGAGGCCCGGGTGCAGGGGAAGGACGAGGCTTAA